One stretch of Armigeres subalbatus isolate Guangzhou_Male chromosome 2, GZ_Asu_2, whole genome shotgun sequence DNA includes these proteins:
- the LOC134212183 gene encoding serine-rich adhesin for platelets-like produces the protein MAADSDGDQTSINANNSSTLKAVVICEGNLHDPDFQSRLDCLVAKLTTLVDEPTDNGGLKVDKVEPWNSVRVTLSIPKEAAVKLRKLAAEGNSALRALGILSVQLEGDTVLSLRLVGQEIVLTTDNSTTAGPSSGSSASSGLGELTRILSQQQQQQHQHTQLQQGNQPPTLTQDAVAGPSKATPPIQPKPIASVATTTATMVNGPLAAEGTVFKSPNTICPMDGKLPAHVPNVVESNEYPFESMTQARVIQRRENTLGMGPTAGPSGVAKTSLVSGSSHFVAPTPPPPPPPPPSYQTAMATVKSGPSSTTGSAGTNSTASVGNVAMTSPLLVNLLQNESAITQIAAAGSSKTVPLVKQELLAASGTSASVVKVSGVTGIVSNSTLVNATNDNILNVNNTGHQKTSCIVTNSNNPVNPVNANSGSISVAVTQTISATVATNSVVNTQQTILVNNSNAGVLATTTGTVVTGSTISASANTNLSITANSSNINNTASNNQNVLNVPPSLVTPPMSVPSSHKNVSVQQQQQPRFNLGPSGATVVRPSAQQPLRPQLARAGMVQQQHELLRPPHPSQPQQTHSQLSLSRFPIQQQQQQNVSFRQPSAPQASQQQPQQQPFNPRWTAPVHSMDSATNSSYQEFTRYQMQYNLSQQQLVKNPQQGATGGDLLGISDLPDLGKNDLDSLLPTLNSADLEGAFLDGLDLDLEQPLTSAGALAKTERRWKQQFLINPLTGELEETQVEETEENDDDAMKNFPELFSSEMSNSLYSDDDTSCSTGFSKFTSDVSDTERSNTMDGASSSVFTNTSTGVMNTTLGKIGKPAKLKKEKLKDGTKNKEKKPREKKSSSLKQVKTKAKIVASESGGESPGSQEKIKLRLKLEKPEAISVSLVHSNPIIGGVGSSSGLTSSKKVQSSQVLGGIPGTLSGMGTLSNPSAVNIGSTLLQTSLSSSSLSSSSSSVPVGSVTPHQLHHSLSQPAIGSSFAGTNNSAGISSASSSSLQTHSPAGEELRVPPLHISLRGKNSVVIKNSRKDRKKSQSGGEEDSDGNNFQLSRKSSIKRSSHSTDGRLTVVMTSDASIRLKLDESASSLGSGPSSMPSSPNHHNHNSIGNSGSSSSVSALVAVTGLNTKSNKTEDLNQSLAPNELLGSDQQHKRSAQDLVSSPNGLMCPEKKRRLSAGSNVNQQLNDEPSISANNSSSSSAATSINEINEFYETLISSTASGPIGSTNVGTLPHSSLLAAATSSAKNLKSSSTNNSTNNSAFGKCISTSKNSIKPAQSSPTTSSVSSPGALAAAPNTKSSTQSSKQPSSSPSPETSKSGKLSGKGDADVATGDTEGKGDESNKSNSNTTITTSGTEVSVNQRINNTHLHHHNRPPDKAGDSPAPTLEQSINQQQPPTIAGASGHLLTQGVRGSPGSQAQGEDSGIESMDALSEKSPHQLSHSPQGNEPNKLLRMDSPKDKSLPAVESKDSSKLDSSGINNNNSHTNLDEYIQIEAELAKMEGMNDIALTERTAKLNGDHTTLMKTKQQELDLLEHATLLKYDGTSLSKILDDIDDDELVMSDDLTAKGKSIEVSSSENSSPKQQDSTAIVVKGEEAEDWLANAENKQQTQQQQQKGEANVILTSNSNNNLTDKTEIKLDTTQLVLEDCCSNKEVLSLKSECDSKIVECKAVIKNDPEEAIVSSVKEEQSCSNSTNNSCNDSSSSNSMKAKPVITPEADEKPTPQEAAVAIVKKDVIVDGTVAVVEPKPRHEQPPLYSYSSEKARERRTAANCPTSNSSPMSVVEIIDLDDSGKSNELEVPHQPDQTHKQQNQEIHSPLSIDIPLHPDSAEHRIRTRASSKLESPLEPPRQSPSIDSPAAERLKNTLKQTAVALNTPTAVSVSGDRLSPKTLPKTNKRKRQGSESSNQSCVSDDILPSRTKKPRKAAVAAVAVTERQKKIVAVRSAQQRRNASETPPSNTPVTPAATQTIVDSSDSDEPLIEIAGVTTGASSTTVSTSHEKEKILRNHKASAGLKTSGTSQNASSSATTASAGSSGSANSTSSHKSNAHTSRTTTAHNVPSVNSGSNATAASDEKISTRRSNRMTTSTLSTAAMNSKAKANALQNTSTTASGGTADNHRDSPQNHGPLSHQKSNHANHQHSGTSATKGTVAANDGKASGSGVNAITATASDASPSPISEIRRKTRSAGLETTTEGRRRRISRDSK, from the exons GTGGAACCATGGAACAGCGTGCGTGTCACTTTGTCCATTCCCAAAGAGGCGGCCGTGAAGCTACGGAAGCTTGCTGCAGAAGGAAACAGCGCATTGCGAGCCCTCGGTATACTGTCCGTTCAGTTAGAAGGAGACACCGTGTTATCTCTCAGACTTGTGGGTCAAGAAATCGTTTTGACAACGG ATAATTCCACCACGGCGGGACCAAGTTCTGGTAGTAGTGCATCAAGTGGCTTAGGAGAGTTAACCCGAATACTCTcccaacaacagcaacaacaacaccAGCATACTCAACTGCAACAGGGGAATCAGCCACCAACGCTGACTCAGGATGCCGTGGCCGGCCCTTCGAAAGCTACTCCTCCCATTCAGCCAAAACCTATCGCCTCGGTTGCCACTACAACGGCAACGATGGTTAATGGTCCTCTAGCAGCGGAAGGCACAGTCTTCAAGTCGCCCAATACAATTTGTCCAATGGACGGCAAACTGCCTGCGCATGTGCCAAATGTGGTGGAGAGCAATGAATATCCTTTCGAAAGTATGACTCAAGCGAGGGTTATCCAGCGACGAGAGAATACACTCGGAATGGGTCCCACGGCTGGTCCCAGTGGAGTAGCTAAAACATCTTTGGTGTCCGGTAGTAGTCATTTTGTTGCACCAActccaccaccaccaccgcctCCTCCACCATCGTATCAAACGGCAATGGCGACGGTGAAGAGTGGACCGTCATCGACGACTGGATCGGCCGGAACAAATTCCACTGCATCGGTCGGAAACGTAGCAATGACTAGTCCCCTGTTGGTGAATTTGCTCCAAAACGAAAGTGCTATTACTCAAATAGCAGCAGCCGGATCGTCGAAAACAGTGCCACTCGTTAAACAAGAACTATTAGCGGCCAGTGGGACGAGTGCAAGCGTTGTGAAAGTGTCTGGTGTAACAGGAATTGTGTCGAATTCGACTTTAGTGAATGCTACTAACGATAATATACTGAATGTGAATAATACTGGTCATCAGAAGACATCGTGTATTGTGACAAATAGTAATAATCCAGTGAATCCAGTGAATGCAAATAGTGGTAGCATCTCAGTGGCAGTGACACAGACGATATCTGCTACTGTGGCCACAAATAGTGTCGTGAATACACAACAGACAATATTGGTGAACAACAGCAACGCTGGTGTTTTAGCGACGACGACCGGGACAGTTGTCACCGGATCAACGATAAGTGCTAGTGCTAACACTAATCTTAGCATAACAGCAAACAGTAGTAACATAAACAATACCGCTAGTAACAATCAGAATGTTTTAAATGTGCCGCCTTCTCTAGTAACTCCACCAATGTCAGTGCCTTCTTCACACAAAAATGTTAGtgtacaacaacaacaacaaccaagATTTAATCTCGGCCCCAGTGGGGCTACCGTAGTAAGGCCTTCCGCTCAGCAACCTCTAAGACCGCAGTTGGCCCGAGCTGGAATGGTTCAACAGCAGCATGAACTGCTTCGACCACCCCATCCGTCGCAGCCACAACAAACGCATTCCCAGTTAAGCTTAAGCCGGTTTCCAatccaacaacaacagcagcaaaatGTTTCCTTCAGGCAGCCATCTGCACCTCAGGCATCTCAACAACAACCACAACAACAGCCATTTAATCCGCGATGGACTGCACCTGTGCACTCCATGGATTCTGCGACTAATTCCAGCTACCAGGAATTCACCCGGTATCAGATGCAATACAATCTAAGTCAGCAACAATTGGTTAAAAACCCCCAACAAGGTGCAACTGGCGGTGATCTGCTGGGTATATCCGATCTTCCCGATTTGGGGAAAAACGATTTGGATTCACTTTTACCAACGTTAAACTCTGCCGATCTGGAGGGAGCTTTTCTGGATGGGCTGGACCTTGATCTCGAGCAACCTCTCACATCAGCGGGTGCGCTAGCAAAGACGGAACGAAGGTGGAAGCAACAGTTTCTTATAAACCCACTCACCGGTGAGCTGGAGGAAACACAGGTGGAAGAAACAGAAGAAAATGACGACGATGCGATgaaaaattttccggaattattcAGTTCGGAAATGTCGAATTCGTTATATTCGGACGATGACACGTCCTGTAGTACCGGCTTTTCGAAGTTCACATCCGACGTCAGCGACACGGAACGGTCCAATACGATGGATGGAGCTTCTTCGAGTGTGTTCACCAACACGTCAACTGGGGTAATGAACACCACATTGGGAAAGATAGGGAAACCTGCTAAACTGAAGAAGGAGAAGCTAAAAGACGGaacgaaaaataaagaaaagaaacCCCGGGAGAAGAAATCATCCTCGTTGAAACAAGTTAAAACTAAAGCGAAAATTGTAGCCTCGGAAAGTGGTGGTGAATCTCCCGGCAgtcaagaaaaaatcaaactAAGATTGAAACTTGAAAAGCCCGAAGCCATCAGTGTAAGTTTGGTGCATTCCAATCCGATCATCGGTGGCGTCGGAAGCAGCAGTGGTTTGACCAGTAGTAAAAAAGTGCAATCATCACAAGTGCTAGGAGGAATACCCGGAACGCTTAGCGGGATGGGAACTCTTTCTAATCCGTCGGCTGTAAATATTGGTTCGACGTTATTGCAGACTTCATTGTCTTCGAGTTCGCTCTCTTCTTCCTCATCGTCCGTACCTGTTGGCAGTGTAACGCCTCATCAATTGCACCATTCACTGTCTCAGCCAGCTATCGGGAGTAGTTTTGCCGGTACAAACAATAGTGCCGGTATCAGCAGCGCAAGTAGCTCTAGCCTACAAACGCACTCTCCCGCTGGCGAGGAGCTTCGAGTACCCCCTTTACACATCAGCTTACGCGGTAAAAATTCTGTGGTGATAAAGAACTCGAGAAAGGATCGGAAAAAGAGTCAAAGTGGGGGTGAGGAAGATAGCGATGGGAATAATTTCCAGCTGAGTAGAAAAAGTTCAATAAAGCGGAGTAGCCATTCCACGGACGGTCGTCTAACGGTAGTAATGACGAGTGACGCCAGCATTCGATTGAAACTCGATGAATCGGCCTCGTCACTTGGTTCCGGACCCTCTTCAATGCCATCCTCACCGAATCATCACAACCACAATAGTATTGGAAACAGCGGCAGTAGTAGCTCAGTATCTGCGCTAGTCGCTGTTACCGGTCTTAACACAAAATCGAATAAAACAGAAGATCTGAATCAATCGTTGGCTCCAAATGAGCTCTTGGGCTCCGATCAACAACACAAGCGATCGGCACAGGACCTGGTTTCGAGTCCCAATGGATTGATGTGTCCTGAGAAGAAGCGCCGATTGAGCGCCGGTTCGAATGTAAATCAACAGCTAAATGATGAACCGAGTATAAGTGCAAATAACAGTAGCAGCAGCAGTGCAGCCACTAGCATAAacgaaattaatgaattctatGAGACACTGATCTCCTCCACAGCAAGTGGACCTATAGGGTCGACCAATGTAGGAACGTTACCTCATTCGTCCCTATTAGCAGCGGCAACATCGTCAGCAAAAAACTTGAAGAGCTCCAGCACGAACAACAGTACCAACAACAGCGCGTTTGGCAAATGCATTAGCACCAGTAAAAACTCCATAAAGCCAGCGCAGTCGAGCCCAACGACGTCGTCCGTGTCATCGCCTGGAGCTCTGGCAGCTGCACCAAATACTAAGAGCTCGACGCAGTCCTCAAAACAGCCGTCGTCATCTCCTTCGCCAGAAACGTCGAAAAGTGGCAAATTATCGGGGAAAGGCGATGCTGATGTGGCCACCGGGGATACAGAAGGGAAGGGCGATGAAAGTAATAAATCAAATAGCAATACCACAATCACTACCTCAGGTACAGAAGTGTCCGTCAATCAGCGAATAAACAACACCCATCTGCATCATCACAATCGTCCGCCGGATAAAGCTGGCGATTCACCTGCACCTACCTTAGAACAATCTATCAATCAACAGCAACCTCCTACGATAGCTGGAGCGAGTGGACATCTCTTGACGCAAGGAGTTCGTGGATCTCCGGGATCTCAAGCACAAGGAGAAGACAGTGGGATAGAATCCATGGATGCCTTATCGGAGAAAAGTCCTCATCAGTTGTCGCATAGCCCACAGGGGAACGAGCCGAACAAGTTGCTTCGCATGGATAGTCCTAAGGACAAATCGCTACCTGCAGTAGAATCGAAAGATTCATCCAAACTTGACTCTAGCGGCATTAACAATAACAACAGTCACACCAACTTGGACGAATACATCCAAATTGAAGCCGAATTAGCTAAGATGGAAGGGATGAACGATATCGCGCTTACCGAACGAACAGCTAAGTTGAATGGAGATCATACAACGTTGATGAAAACCAAACAGCAAGAGTTGGATCTCCTAGAGCATGCGACGCTGCTGAAGTATGACGGAACGAGTCTTAGCAAAATTTTGGACGACATCGACGACGATGAGCTTGTTATGTCAGATGACTTAACCGCGAAGGGGAAAAGTATCGAAGTGTCTTCCAGTGAAAATTCATCCCCTAAGCAGCAGGATTCTACGGCAATCGTGGTCAAAGGAGAAGAGGCAGAAGACTGGCTTGCAAATGCGGAAAATAAGCAACAAacacagcagcagcaacagaaaGGGGAAGCAAATGTTATACTCACTAGTAATAGTAACAATAATCTGACGGACAAGACCGAGATCAAGCTGGATACCACGCAACTCGTACTGGAGGATTGTTGTAGCAATAAGGAGGTGTTAAGTTTAAAAAGCGAATGTGATAGTAAAATAGTTGAATGTAAAGCTGTAATTAAAAATGATCCCGAGGAGGCTATCGTTAGTAGTGTAAAGGAGGAACAAAGCTGTAGTAACAGCACTAATAATAGCTGTAATGATAGCAGTAGTAGCAATTCCATGAAAGCAAAACCAGTGATTACGCCGGAAGCGGATGAAAAACCGACGCCACAGGAAGCGGCTGTAGCCATTGTAAAAAAAGATGTCATCGTTGATGGTACGGTTGCTGTAGTTGAGCCGAAGCCACGACATGAGCAACCTCCTCTCTACAGCTATTCTAGCGAAAAAGCTCGTGAGCGACGCACCGCTGCTAACTGCCCGACTTCCAATTCGTCACCTATGTCGGTGGTTGAGATAATAGATCTGGATGATTCTGGAAAATCGAACGAACTCGAAGTTCCACATCAACCGGATCAAACTCACAAACAGCAGAACCAAGAGATTCATTCACCGTTGTCAATCGATATTCCCTTGCACCCCGATTCGGCGGAGCATCGAATAAGAACACGAGCGTCCAGTAAGCTTGAGAGTCCCCTTGAACCACCAAGGCAAAGCCCATCCATCGATTCACCTGCTGCTGAGAGACTTAAAAACACCTTGAAACAAACTGCAGTTGCATTGAATACACCGACGGCTGTTAGTGTCAGTGGAGATCGGTTAAGTCCAAAAACTTTGCCGAAAACTAATAAACGCAAACGTCAAGGGTCGGAAAGCTCGAACCAGTCTTGCGTCAGTGATGACATTCTTCCGAGTCGAACAAAGAAGCCTCGAAAAGCTGCAGTTGCAGCAGTTGCTGTAACTGAAAGGCAGAAGAAAATTGTCGCAGTTCGTAGTGCTCAACAAAGAAGAAATGCGTCAGAAACGCCTCCGTCAAATACGCCAGTTACGCCAGCTGCTACTCAAACAATTGTGGATTCTTCGGACAGCGACGAGCCATTGATAGAGATTGCGG GTGTCACTACTGGAGCTTCGTCTACGACTGTTTCTACATCgcacgaaaaagaaaaaatacttCGTAATCATAAGGCTTCGGCTGGATTGAAAACAAGTGGCACTTCGCAAAATGCATCTTCATCAGCGACAACCGCTAGTGCCGGTTCAAGTGGTTCAGCTAATTCTACATCCTCTCATAAGTCCAATGCCCACACTAGTAGAACGACTACCGCGCATAATGTACCTTCAGTAAACTCGGGTTCAAACGCTACGGCAGCGTCCGACGAAAAAATCAGTACTCGAAGGAGCAATCGTATGACCACCTCGACACTATCAACTGCCGCTATGAATAGTAAAGCGAAAGCGAACGCCCTGCAAAACACTTCGACCACGGCTAGTGGTGGAACGGCAGATAATCATCGCGACTCACCGCAGAACCATGGCCCGTTGAGTCACCAGAAAAGCAATCATGCGAACCATCAGCATTCGGGCACCAGCGCAACGAAAGGAACTGTGGCAGCAAATGACGGCAAAGCTTCTGGTTCCGGTGTCAATGCTATTACGGCGACAGCATCCGACGCTTCCCCTAGTCCCATATCGGAAATAAGACGGAAAACGAGAAGTGCTG GCTTGGAAACTACCACTGAAGGTCGCCGAAGAAGGATATCCCGCGACAGTAAGTGA